The DNA segment GCACGACACCAATTTGGGGGCCCTTAATCAGCACCAGTTCTACCGTCTTTGTTGTCGCCACGCCGACACTTCCTACTTCCACATTATGGTGATGCCCGAGGCGTCTATATTCCCCAATGCCCAAGACATACCCCAGGAGATTCAGCACTCACTCACTAAGTTCATGCTTCTCTTCCAACAGCCACATGCTCTGCCTCCGACAAGAACCACAGATCACCATATTCACCTGCTTCCTCACTCTTCGCCGGTCAATGTGTGTCCCTTCCGCTATCCTAACTACTAGAAGCACAAAATTAGGCTTCAAGTAGATTCAATGCTCCAATAGGGTCTCATCTAACCCAGCACGAGCCCATTCTCGTCGCCTGTGTTGCTTGTATGCAAACTAGATGGCACATGGCGCTTTTGCATGGACTACTATGCTCTGAACACGGTCACCGTCCGAGATAGGTTCCTTATTTAGACAATTGACGAATTGCTTGATGAATTGGGAGGTCAAGGGCAGGGGTCACAAAAGCAAAAGAGAGGGTGCAGGAAGAAGCTAAGTCCAAAAGAAGAATTGCAAAACCTTCTTACCTCAACGACTACGTTTGAGGAAGAATGGTCAGACCAGCTGAGGCTACCTTCTAGAATTTCCTTGCTTGATATTGTCTGCTCCTAGGGGACAATGTGGAGAAATTTTGCTATGGCCAAATATTCCTAGGATGTTTCTGTTGCTAGGAAGTTTATAAATACTAATGTAAATAACAAGCAAGGCATGAATTAAATTTCCAATTACCTAACTCATTCCCTCTCTGTTCTTCGTCTTCCTTATTGGATTTCTGGAGGTACTGGTTCCTCGAAAACCAGCTTATTGCATCCCTAACACATGTCCAACACCTGAAAGCAGCATTCATGACCCGTGTATGTGCTTCCTAGATCATAAACCTAGTTGTTTACATATGAGTGAAAGGATAAGAGGGATATAAAGAAAGTCACATACATAACAAGTGATATAGTAAATTATATTCACATTTCATAAAATTTTCTGAGATTGCATAAACTCTTACTTCCTTCTTAATGTTTATAGCAGCATGAATTAGAAGGAGGCATGTaatgttttcaaataattagAGAGTTAATATGCATAAGATAATAAGCCTTAGTCTAATACTTTTCAATTAAAAGATTGGTATAGGGAAAAAAATACAGTTTTGTGTAATTCTCCAAAATCTCAGAGTGTCCAAGTGTAATTAATATACCCCAAGTCATATGTAAAAAGGAAgacaaagatataaaaaaaatgggtcTGGAAAAGGAGATGAAGCAGaaagtaaatatatatgttgctatatattgtaattttttaggaTTGGTCTCCTCTAAGGTGCAATCATTACTTTAGAACTACGCATATCTAAACTACtcataataacaaattattaagatcataacaattaattaaaattttccatatcatattttttataaataaaaatttgtcacCTAGCACCATTCATCACCATCATTGTCATCGGTAGTGATGGTGGTGGTAATGTTGATGACAACAATAATTTTGGAAATGATAATATTGGTggagataataatatattttgttcttaagagaaaattatgatatgaaatacttaaattaatgataattatgtaAATCCTATTGTTGTTCTTTAATATAATGAAATCTAAAGTCTCATGTTGATAATTTATGATGATCTTTATCAAGGTGAAACTGTAATTaagtttgattaaaaaaaaaaccattacaTAGATTATTATGAGGataaaactttaatttcaattgaagAACAATACAAAAACACTTAAGGAACTATgtctaaattttattatctttattattaggCAAATTCATAAACTTTGATACGAATGCAGGGTAAGttacaataattttaacttaattgtACTTATGTGATTTTGGTACCACATGTTCTAATTATGTGAATTAGGTCATCTTGTATCATAATTGTATGATTTCCCCCCTCCAAAAGACAAtcataaatatatgattttatatgCAAGAATATTTGATAATCTATATTTTGAATTGTAACAAAATGGAAACTTTTATTAGAATATGTTTTTGGTAGCaaagatgtttaaatttcaatCTCATGTTGCATTTCCCTATCTATTTGGAATCATAAATTAGTGTTGAATGTTacacaaattaagaaataaagaaatacaaTGGTAatgaatattcaaatattatacTAGATAGGAGATAATATGTAGTAAAAATACTTGatttgcattttgaaaaatttctCTATAAACAACATTTGAAgttatatttgaattattttcacCCCATTACATATAAGAATTTGTAATTATTCACGTGCTATAATCCATGTTATTGTCACATATCGTTGcccatgtaaaaaaaatggtattaaaagataaattctattatttttgaGATATCATCCTTGACTTTTGCTTATTACCATTGCGGAGAAGACAACTACTAGTGTCAATACACAATCCAGAAAATTAGTCTATATTTCTTAATAGCATATTGGGAAGATCAATCTTAAATGCAACAATTGTACATTATCTAGTACCAGAGGCGGACctcaaattctttttaaaatattatacataatattactataattatttatatttttagttaatattaatatattattatatattactatCAAATgttctttataattatttcttactattcaattataaatgaatttattttcttaaaagaatatagataaatataatttatgattgtttAGTTACTAATAGAgtataaataagttaaattttccttattttctttttataagttattattataaacaatttagctttaataattaattttgtacactaaatttatatttttgacaTAATATCAACTCTAATGGAGGATTTCGTgatattgttttaattaattatgttttcttcacataaaatacattttatatgaGTTTTATAGCTTCATTTTTGTAGGTTTGAAGGTAACTTTTAGACGGCTATTACAAATGCTTATGTTCAACATGTTCCTTTAGCAacagaaaataatttaacattagaAAAGACAGAAAAATGTCATAATAtgattaaagtaataaaaaatatataattgaactTTTTATGTAAAAAGCATTACAGATTTGAAGACACATAAAAGTAaagttttgtgtaatttttCCCTTCAAAAGATGATGCTACAAAATCAATACCATTAGCATTAATTgtctattaattaaatataaaatgtaaaatttgaaaataaattgtatatttggacatcaattttaaaatatgatattaatataaaaaatataatattaattttttatttttatttaactcaGTTAATGTCCAATAATGCAcacattttgatatttttattcgGTTTTTTCCATCAATCAATGTCCATTAATGCAACCATATTGACTTCAAACTTGTGTTATAGATAGACACAGTTAATtttgcattctttttttttcttcaaaatttggttcaaattttcctattaaatacaaataaaaacttCAAACTAATCAGTGTTGGTTAATGACATGACCCCTccctaatttattttgtaaatcaatCAACTTGTGTTATAGATAGACAATTAAAGGATGCTTGATTACTACGGGgtaatataataattgtttgacatgcatttttaatatcaattaatttgattattaaacGAAACTAAatttatgcataaaaataaaagcattaatTAACGATGTAATTAAGAGTTGCTTGAATATTCCAAGAGTTATAtgaatttttgttctttttttttgttgaatttatgCATTTGTATGATTAATGAGTATTTTTAGATGATatagaaattatttaaattatctcTTAAAAGAAGATAGTTGGTCTTGAAGAGACAAATCCTTTATCATAATCAACACacaacttctatttttttattttcaacctcTAGTTTTAAGTGAAGTATTTGATTGTCACCTAATTGTCTTTTACCAAAATACATCGcaattgtttaaaaatttattatgatcaACATCTCATTATATGTAGCTAGGATGATGTTCAAATAGTGTTCAATACACTGGGTCAAAtgtgttttaaatatttattattttttataacacctGAATATAAAGTTATGATGAAAACGTAGAATTTAATGTGATTTGTATTTTATGCGAAAATATTTATCACTTACTTccaaaattcatttaataagtGACAATTTATACTTTCTATTAAAATCATCTCATcacttttctttaattatattttcaactatgaagaaattaagggtatgtttaattattatttctttggctttttgggATTCagatttgatttcttttaacgtgtcctctttttattttaaaaagtgattataaattaaatttttgcaaCATAGTTTATTAGGCACATTAGACAACATTGAAAGTCATTTTTCTCATTGTGAAAACTCTATTTGAGAAGAAATATGTCCATACCAAAATCAGTATATCAAATGGCGGAAGAGGAATCTGGACTACCTACAGGTCAATTTCCATGCATCTCATTATGCAGTCATGAACTTAGggctccaattttttttatatttcattaattttggaagggttgaaaaataaaattaagggttTTCATTCCCCATATGATTACAAGTGATCTAACTcaacaaaagaaaagtgaagaaaatgagaaaaagaaagaagacaaGAATATTACTCAATGTTAGTGTGATTTTTCTAATCTCAATTATTTTCCTTAAGTGATTTATGTTTTCATATTGTTCAAAAGGTAGCTGAAATCTATGCATTCAAGcgatatttctttcttttacaaacatagttataatttgatgtgtatttaattttagtGGATTTTATTGATTAGCGTAGTAATTTTGaaagaagtgaaaaataaaattaagggttTCCTTTCTCTAAATCTCACTACAGGCGATCCACCTCAGTGGGAGAGAAGTCAAATAATCGAGATAAAGAAAGAACTCAAGAATATTACAAAAGGTAAgtgtgattttcttttaaataaattcttttgcTTAACTCTTTTAGGTTTTCATATGGTTTCAAAAGGCAACTCAATTCTATGTATTCAAGAgatattttgttcttttagaaACACATCTATAATTCTATGTACTTCCTTCCCAAATTCAACCAAAAAACTAGTGAAGGTGAGGCATGAATATTCCATAATTTTAGGATAGACATGAATTCGGTAGTATGCACCATTTTAAATGAGTAGCAATATGCAAGCCCAAATCCCTTTTTGTAccctatttattatttaaaggtTCTAAATTACCAAAGTACAACCATAGAATCAtagaataaattaacaaaaaggagataaaaaataaaccaaacaaaatttaaacataaaacccAATGAAACCCTCCACAAATTGAACAAGAATGAACAAAGTATGGTTACTCCAATTCATCTTCTTCCTTGACATTGGAGGTCTTCTTGATGTTCGATTTGCTGCAATGTGAGACTCGATGGCCAAGCTGGATTCATAATCGTGTGCCGAGAGCGAAGATCTGGATTTATGTGGTTCTTAGATCGACTTGTTGTTAAAGTGGTGGTGTTGCATTGTCCGTGCTGGTGGCGAGAGGATGGAGTGGGAACTAGGACAGTGAGAACAAAGAGTGGGATACAACTGTCACAGGTGGTGATGGTGGCAGCGAGAGTGGGAGAACAAGATTTTGATTAGATCTTGGTGACGGTGAAGGGAAAGGACAAAGGAGAGGCGTTGCGGGAGTTGAAGAGTCCACCTCCAAACCTAATCTCCATCTATCTAGTGACAAGGGAAACTTGGGATTATCATAgaagtaaaataatttcttttttgtttaatttaatttgttaatagaAGCTTCATGGAGTTTAGAGAAGGGAGCACAAAGTAATGCCAAAAAAGGAAGGGTATCAAGTTTAATAAACCAAAACCTTGAGGGGGGTCAATGTaatatactctttttttttaaccaaaatacattctcaattattttaacatttattatGATCAACATCTCATTATATGTAGCTAGGATGGCCACGGTTCAAATAGTGTGCAATACACTTGGACAATTgtgttttaaacatttattattgtttataacACTtgaatataaagttattttgaAAACGTACAATTTAATGCGATTTGTATATTATGCAAAACTATTTATCACTTACTTccaaaattcatttaataagggacagttaatataatttgattcaaaattatctcatcaattttcattaattatatttttaactttgaaGAAATTatggttttgtttaattattatttcttttgttttaggggattcaaattttatttcttttaacgcatcaagtttttattttagtaacaattaaaaattatatttttgtaacaTAGTTTATTAGGCACATTAGATAGCATTGAAAATTTTTATCGTTGTGAAAACTTTGTTTGAGGAGATAACAGTCCATACCCTAAATCCATAAAACAAATGGCTGAAGAGAAATCCGGTATGCCTACACTCAATTTTTACGCAATTCATTAGTCATGAATATAGGGTTCCAATTTCTTTCtacattttgttaattttggagagatgtaaaattaaattaagggtTTCCTTTCACCTTATGATTACATTACAGGGTATTCACCTCAACTGAAGAGAAATCAAAGAATGGAGATAAAGAAAGAATTCAACAATTTTACTCAAGGTTAGTGTGATTTCTTTTCTAAATCAGTTCTTTTCCTTAAGTATGTTTTCATATGGTTTCAATAGATAGTTGAATTCAATGCATTTAAGTAAAAAGCAAATTCTTCGTTTACATAGTTATAATTTCAAGTGTATATCATTTTAGTTGACTTTATGGATTATCTAAGTTTATATTGATAGATTATTTTCTTGTAAGTATCCCTTTTATATAGCTAAGTTTCGATGATGATGTATCTTGTTTTTGTTAATACTTTTCTATTTCACACCAATGACACTAATTAATGATTCTATGAAGCCCACCTAGTAGTAGTattgatgtaaaaaataaaaattacaagaaaaaagtGAGGAGACCAAATCAAACTCACGCAAAATGAAATCTATAGCTAGGTAAACCAGACTTTTCCCTAAAGAAGAAATCCTTAATTAAAAGCAGGAGAACATCTGTCCAAATAAACCCCACTTCCTGGAGACCTTGGTTGGCTAGACCATCTGCATAATTATTACCTTCTCTGAAGATATGATAGACCTGgaaattcaatgttttgatgAAAGCTAAGCAATTCATCCAACGATTATGCAAGCTCCATGGCACAATGCTAGGATCCCCAAATGCTTGGACTGTTAAAAAGGAATCACATTCAAGCCACAGGTTGAAATAGCCTTTGgaatcaattaatatatttttaattaaaaataagacgGAATTGATTGTTCCAATGAGTTAGATTCGGAATAGGTCATATAACAAGTTTCATTGAACCACAAAACtatggaaaaaaatattcattcacACTCAACAAGTGTAACTAGAGAAAGatgtgaagaaaaaagaaatgctAACTATGTCAATTATCTCAATTAATATAATGTCTTTAGTTTGTCATCCAATAGTTCCGTATATACATAAGGTCTATCtcaatttatcaaatatttcattGTTTCACATTGACATACTCTGTTTTATGACCAATTGAGATATCATTTAACAAACatgtattctctctctctcttttaattgtgtgtgttttaatttatcaatttatgtTACAATTATCCTGACCATGTAAAACAGATGCACAAATCCTTCTATTGGGTTGTGGGCCATGCTCAAACTGTTTCTTACTGCTTTTGGTTGTAGGGGATGGGGTGTAAATTTctctcttgtatttttttttttttgtgttttatcCACATAACAGAGGATTATgacttttttgctttattttctatttaatttaatcatttacatCATTAATGAGTTTTTTAgctaataaaaattatctaaattatCTTCCGAAAGAAGAGATTTAGTTTGAAGAGAAACATCTGGTATCATAATGAACAGGCAACCTCTAGTTTTCCTTTTCTCATCtcatttacaatatatatatatatatatatatatcaataaattaagtttttaaaaaatagcacGAAACTAACCTTTAATAAcatgtttaatttgttttgcatAGGAGAAAATTGCCGACGAGAACTCAACGGGAACAATGGAGGTATATCCCAATTACGTATTTGGTATAAATAaacttttctaaaagaaaatatttaatttaatcttataagGTTACATGTTTTATCATATATTAGttcttgaaaaaaattagagattaaataattcttgaaagattttttttgtcataatatttagttttcaaaaattttCTCCACAAACGATTAAATTAGTTTCACAGTTACGCCATTATATCCCTCCTATCATGTGTATATCAGCATGCATATTTTATGCCTTGAACTATTTTTGTCTataattgagtttaatttttgtgcCTTCAAAAATATTGACTTTAATTTTTGTCTATAATTCTTGGCTTGAACTATTTTCATGATGAAACAACACAGGGTCATCAAAACGAAGAAAACAGTTTAGGGTTGGAGATGATGGTAAGATATTGTTTGACGAAGAAGAGCTCAAAATGATCCTCGGTTTCAACAGAGGTGAAGACTATATTGAGGTTCTTTGTGGCACTACAAACAAAGTATATGGAGATTATGTTGGGAGGCTAAAAATCAATAACAATGGTGAATATTTTATCACTTGTGAGTGCTGCCCTGGGTGTCCCTTGGGTAAGTTTTCCACTTCCATTTCTGaagctttttttctttctcatgcTATAATTGATCTCTCATGTTTGAAGCAAgtagtttgttttgttttaatataattgtacAATAAAAGCTGTTTTTTTAGCCTTTCATGATTCTCTTTCATatgtaaaataagttaaataatagcttttgttttctaatttggacgaattaataaaatgaatagcATAGACTTTTGTgtatttcctttccttctcttttctttttgagagaaactTTCATTCCTTCTCCTTaaatatgcatgcatattaCAAGacttatatgtttttaattaacaataatcataATCTCTTTGTTCGGGGTTTATTTACACTTAAGGCTTCTCACCCCTCTCCATGATTAATTGTGTTCTTTGAGGATTCTCAATTGAGCTAGACCCATTGAGTCAGTTATATGTTTGGTTTAATCCAcattagaaaattaattgattagTTAACATTATTAATTAGCGTCggtgaatataaaaaatgtgattatttctttgaaaacataaaaacatatgtgAAACTAACTAATATtgctaaaaacataaattttcatCATTAGTAAACTCCAATAACTGTGAAACGGAActactatttaattttattttattctgaaAACCACTATTTCTACTGGATGCTTAGTTGGTAGTGAATGATTTCTTTGATACATTGCATACAACTTACAAAGTTTTAAGTGTTGATTAACAGGTAATAAGATTCCACTGTCAGTATGGATTATATCATTATTACAATTACAATATTTACAGATATCTATATATGTTCAAATGAAAAAGAGACggcaaatatattattattagtagtgGTAGTAGTaggctaaaataaaattttggtttCTTATCTAGGTTTCAGTTTGCTCATATTTCAAAAAGTTTCACTTTGTTCCAGTAAAGTTTTTCTATTAGACCATATTAATTCTTCCGCTAGTTTGTGACACTAATTTGGTTAACAAGTggaaaattgtgaaaaattaaTACGATTAGTGTAAAAGGTgacgaaaggatcaatgtggtcTAATAAAGACACTCAGACCAAAGTTCAACTTTTTAAACATAAGAAACCAAAGTAAAATATAGATAATAGATAATCTTATTACACTAATTTAGTTTTACAATTATTATTTGGATCAGTGAATGTGACTCCAGAAGCGTTTGAGAAGCATGCTTTGAAAGAAGGGACTGGAAGGTGGAAGAGCAACATCTGGGTTCATTGTGAAGATGAAGATAGAGTTCCACTCTGGAAGACACCTCTGACGAAATATTACACACACCAGGCAAATGTGGCTAACTGGAAAGACTCTGCAATGAGGAAACGAAACTTTCACAGGGATGAGTTCCTACATTGCACGAGTTGCAGGAAGGAGCGCAGGTTCCGTCTCAAGAGCAGACCAGATATTAAGAACTACCATGAAGCTTTGAACAACAAATCCTGGACTTGTTCTCTTTGGCCTTACCATAAGTAA comes from the Glycine soja cultivar W05 chromosome 6, ASM419377v2, whole genome shotgun sequence genome and includes:
- the LOC114414184 gene encoding protein ULTRAPETALA 2-like, whose amino-acid sequence is MAEEKSGYSPQLKRNQRMEIKKEFNNFTQGENCRRELNGNNGGSSKRRKQFRVGDDGKILFDEEELKMILGFNRGEDYIEVLCGTTNKVYGDYVGRLKINNNGEYFITCECCPGCPLVNVTPEAFEKHALKEGTGRWKSNIWVHCEDEDRVPLWKTPLTKYYTHQANVANWKDSAMRKRNFHRDEFLHCTSCRKERRFRLKSRPDIKNYHEALNNKSWTCSLWPYHKITCDDDEERPSLRASRGCSRSSTCQGCSTCYCEGCIKCRFEDCNCQECRDFMLYAEP